A window from Aeromonas rivipollensis encodes these proteins:
- a CDS encoding PhoH family protein: MSRHISTLNLHLEPADNLRLASLCGPFDDNLKQLERRLGIEISYRDNHFQLLGKQAQIDAAAVILKHLYVETQPLKGGKVTDITPEMVHLTVQESRVLEQDDDEAPSQSYGKEVTVKTKRGLIKPRSPNQAQYIANIVRHDISFGIGPAGTGKTYLAVAAAVDALERQEIRRILLTRPAVEAGEKLGFLPGDLSQKVDPYLRPLYDALFEMLGFERVEKLMERNIIEVAPLAYMRGRTLNDAFIILDEAQNTTTEQMKMFLTRIGFNSKAVVTGDITQVDLPRSTKSGLRHALEVLQGVDGLSFNFFESKDVVRHPVVARIVQAYEAFDAQQAAEKSASNTRNENTSKESAQ; encoded by the coding sequence ATCTCGACCCTGAACCTGCACCTGGAACCCGCCGACAACCTGCGTCTCGCCAGCCTGTGCGGCCCCTTTGACGACAACCTCAAGCAGCTGGAGCGCCGTCTCGGCATCGAGATCAGCTACCGTGACAACCACTTTCAGCTGCTCGGCAAGCAGGCCCAGATAGATGCGGCGGCCGTCATCCTCAAGCACCTCTATGTGGAGACCCAGCCCCTCAAGGGGGGCAAGGTGACCGACATCACCCCCGAGATGGTGCACCTGACGGTGCAGGAGTCCCGTGTGCTGGAGCAGGACGATGACGAGGCGCCGAGCCAATCCTATGGCAAGGAGGTGACGGTCAAGACCAAGCGCGGTCTTATCAAGCCGAGGAGCCCCAATCAAGCCCAGTACATCGCCAACATAGTGCGCCACGACATCAGCTTCGGTATAGGCCCGGCCGGCACCGGCAAGACCTATCTGGCGGTGGCCGCAGCCGTGGATGCCCTGGAGCGCCAGGAGATCCGTCGCATCCTGCTGACCCGCCCGGCGGTGGAAGCCGGTGAGAAGCTCGGCTTCCTGCCCGGGGATCTCTCCCAGAAGGTGGATCCCTACCTGCGCCCCCTCTACGACGCTCTGTTCGAGATGCTGGGCTTCGAGCGCGTCGAGAAGCTGATGGAACGCAACATCATCGAGGTGGCGCCGCTTGCCTATATGCGCGGAAGAACCTTGAATGACGCCTTCATCATCCTGGACGAGGCCCAGAACACCACCACCGAGCAGATGAAGATGTTCCTGACCCGCATCGGCTTCAACTCCAAGGCGGTGGTCACCGGCGACATCACCCAGGTGGACTTGCCGCGCAGCACCAAATCCGGCCTGCGCCACGCCCTGGAAGTGCTGCAGGGAGTCGATGGCCTGTCGTTCAACTTCTTCGAATCCAAAGACGTGGTGCGCCACCCCGTGGTGGCCCGTATAGTGCAGGCCTACGAGGCGTTCGACGCCCAGCAGGCGGCCGAGAAGAGCGCCTCCAATACCCGCAACGAGAACACCAGCAAAGAGAGTGCCCAATGA
- the ybeY gene encoding rRNA maturation RNase YbeY, whose product MSVTLDLQLACASTDGLPTEAQLQGWLDGTILGFQEEAEVTVRLVDEAESRELNHTYRGKDKPTNVLSFPFEAPPGLELPLLGDLVICRQVVEAEAVEQHKPLMAHWAHMVVHGSLHLLGYDHIEDEEAEEMEQLERDIMQELGFADPYLDDEVEG is encoded by the coding sequence ATGAGCGTGACCCTGGATCTGCAGCTGGCCTGCGCCAGCACCGACGGCCTGCCGACCGAAGCCCAGCTGCAAGGCTGGCTCGATGGCACCATTCTGGGTTTCCAGGAGGAGGCCGAGGTGACGGTACGGCTGGTGGACGAGGCGGAGAGTCGAGAGCTCAACCACACCTATCGCGGCAAGGACAAGCCCACCAACGTGCTCTCCTTCCCGTTCGAGGCGCCGCCCGGCCTGGAACTCCCCCTGCTCGGGGATCTGGTGATCTGTCGCCAGGTGGTCGAGGCCGAGGCCGTCGAGCAGCACAAACCGCTCATGGCCCACTGGGCTCACATGGTTGTGCACGGCAGTCTGCATCTGCTAGGTTATGACCATATCGAGGACGAGGAGGCCGAGGAGATGGAGCAGCTCGAACGCGACATCATGCAGGAACTCGGCTTTGCGGATCCCTACCTCGACGACGAAGTCGAAGGATAA
- the corC gene encoding CNNM family magnesium/cobalt transport protein CorC (CorC(YbeX) belongs to the Cyclin M Mg2+ Exporter (CNNM) family, and was characterized as belonging to a set of three proteins, at least one of which must be present for CorA to function.) produces the protein MTDDHPSTGSPKKTWLDKLSQLFQGEPKDRNDLVEVIADAEERDLIDQDTKDMIEGVLEIAELRVRDIMIPRSQMVTIEKSQPVDDFLPVIIESGHSRFPVINEDKDHVEGILLAKDLLPFGFGGHHASEPLQLEKILRPTVIVPESKRVDRLLKEFREERYHMAIVVDEFGGVSGLVTIEDILELIVGEIDDEFDDIEDEPEEIRRISKRVFSVSALTEIEDFNDFFGTQFSDEEVDTVGGLVMHAFSHLPKKGEEIELDGYLFKVMHADRRRLQQLQVKIPENHVAAQPES, from the coding sequence ATGACCGACGATCACCCTAGTACCGGCTCGCCGAAGAAAACCTGGCTCGACAAGCTCAGCCAACTCTTCCAGGGCGAGCCAAAAGACCGCAATGATCTGGTGGAAGTCATCGCCGACGCGGAAGAACGCGACCTCATCGATCAGGACACCAAGGACATGATCGAGGGCGTGCTCGAAATTGCCGAGCTGCGCGTGCGTGACATCATGATCCCCCGCTCCCAGATGGTGACCATAGAGAAGTCCCAGCCTGTGGACGACTTCCTGCCCGTCATCATCGAATCCGGCCACTCCCGCTTCCCGGTGATCAACGAAGACAAGGATCACGTGGAGGGCATCTTGCTCGCCAAGGATCTGCTGCCGTTCGGCTTTGGCGGCCATCACGCCAGCGAGCCGCTGCAGCTCGAGAAGATCCTGCGCCCCACTGTGATAGTGCCGGAAAGCAAGCGGGTCGATCGCCTGCTCAAGGAGTTCCGCGAAGAGCGCTACCACATGGCCATAGTGGTGGACGAGTTCGGCGGAGTCTCCGGTCTGGTGACCATAGAAGACATTCTGGAGCTCATCGTCGGGGAGATAGACGACGAGTTTGACGACATAGAGGACGAGCCGGAAGAGATCCGCCGCATCAGCAAACGGGTCTTCTCGGTCAGCGCGCTGACCGAGATCGAAGATTTCAACGACTTCTTCGGCACCCAGTTCAGCGATGAAGAGGTGGACACCGTCGGCGGCCTGGTGATGCACGCCTTCAGCCACCTGCCCAAGAAGGGCGAGGAGATAGAGCTGGACGGCTACCTGTTCAAGGTGATGCACGCTGACCGTCGTCGCCTGCAGCAGTTGCAGGTGAAGATCCCGGAGAATCACGTGGCGGCCCAGCCGGAGTCCTGA
- the lnt gene encoding apolipoprotein N-acyltransferase, translating into MKSKLLTSLFALASGAIAVLAFSPFGYWPLVILSLLGLYALLDKANPKQAAWRGFGYAMGLFLPGQWWIHVSMTEFGGIPLPAAFVLLAGLCAYLSLYPTLACWAFARFFGGRHWSRWLLAFPALWLMADWLRGWVMTGYPWLWFGYTQIDGPLKGFAPILGVQGITLALLLTTSALWLTWQSRKPAWLLLPVVLVGAAQGLMQLNWVTRGEPVKVALVQGNIAQSLKWDPEALIPTVRTYQDLSRENQDADIIIWPESAIPAIEKEMGTYLESLDKAMKVNDTGLLAGIIHYDLKQQRFYNTVLGMGVQDLDGKESYHYEHKNRYYKYHLLPIGEFVPFEDLLRPIAPFFNLPMSSFSRGDEVQPNLIAKGLKFAAAICYEIIFPDEVRRNVQPDTDFLLTVSNDAWFGTSIGPWQHMEIARMRALELARPLLRDTNTGITIVTEIDGSILGQIPQFEAGVLRAEVRPAHGQTPYLRFGSWPMYALAALLLGLALVLRPRAHPWARQR; encoded by the coding sequence GTGAAATCGAAACTTCTGACAAGCCTGTTCGCCCTGGCCTCTGGCGCCATCGCCGTGCTGGCCTTCTCCCCTTTCGGCTACTGGCCTCTGGTGATCCTCTCCCTGCTCGGCCTCTATGCCCTGCTGGACAAGGCCAACCCCAAGCAGGCGGCCTGGCGCGGCTTCGGCTATGCCATGGGGCTGTTTCTGCCCGGACAGTGGTGGATCCATGTCAGCATGACGGAGTTTGGCGGAATTCCGCTGCCCGCCGCCTTCGTGCTGCTGGCCGGCCTCTGCGCCTATCTGTCCCTCTATCCGACCCTGGCCTGCTGGGCCTTCGCCCGCTTCTTTGGCGGTCGCCACTGGAGCCGCTGGCTGCTCGCCTTCCCGGCGCTCTGGCTGATGGCCGACTGGCTGCGGGGCTGGGTGATGACCGGCTATCCCTGGCTCTGGTTTGGCTACACCCAGATAGACGGCCCCCTCAAGGGCTTCGCCCCCATCCTCGGGGTGCAGGGCATCACCCTGGCCCTGCTGCTCACCACCTCCGCCCTCTGGCTCACCTGGCAGAGCCGCAAGCCGGCCTGGCTGCTGCTGCCGGTCGTGCTGGTCGGCGCCGCCCAGGGGCTGATGCAGCTCAACTGGGTGACCCGGGGCGAACCGGTCAAGGTGGCCCTGGTGCAGGGCAACATAGCCCAGTCCCTCAAGTGGGATCCCGAGGCCCTGATCCCCACGGTGCGTACCTATCAGGATCTCAGCCGCGAGAACCAGGACGCCGATATCATCATCTGGCCGGAATCGGCGATCCCGGCCATCGAGAAGGAGATGGGCACCTATCTGGAGAGCCTGGACAAGGCGATGAAGGTGAACGACACCGGCCTGCTGGCGGGGATCATCCATTACGATCTGAAGCAACAGCGCTTCTACAACACAGTGCTCGGCATGGGGGTGCAGGATCTGGACGGCAAGGAGTCCTATCACTACGAGCACAAGAACCGCTACTACAAGTACCACCTGCTGCCCATCGGCGAGTTCGTGCCCTTTGAAGACCTGTTGCGCCCCATAGCCCCCTTCTTCAACCTGCCCATGTCCTCCTTCAGCCGGGGGGACGAGGTGCAGCCGAACCTGATCGCCAAGGGGCTCAAGTTTGCCGCCGCCATCTGCTACGAGATCATCTTCCCGGACGAGGTGCGCCGCAACGTCCAGCCGGACACCGACTTCCTGCTGACTGTCTCCAACGACGCCTGGTTCGGCACCAGCATCGGCCCCTGGCAGCACATGGAAATTGCCCGGATGCGCGCCCTGGAGCTGGCTCGCCCGCTGCTGCGCGACACCAACACCGGCATCACCATAGTCACCGAGATAGACGGCAGCATCCTGGGCCAGATCCCCCAGTTCGAGGCCGGGGTATTGCGTGCCGAGGTGCGCCCTGCCCACGGCCAGACCCCCTATCTGCGCTTTGGCAGCTGGCCCATGTACGCGCTGGCCGCCCTGCTGCTCGGACTGGCGCTGGTGCTGCGGCCCCGCGCCCACCCCTGGGCTCGCCAGCGTTAA
- a CDS encoding zinc ribbon-containing protein, which produces MDKRRQGYEAFIAQLKKQWEETEEFQGERLNRMIAKVQAYLEAAGDLTQDELALIAEYVKRDLGNYDESRAEAPESAFMLALKDTVWSWLADVTDRAQVEWSELADELEHKGVYRAGDWVGLGVLVCDHCEWRHTVLHPEQLGTCPECGADEYHREPLSP; this is translated from the coding sequence ATGGACAAACGTCGACAAGGGTATGAAGCCTTCATCGCCCAGCTCAAGAAGCAGTGGGAGGAGACCGAAGAGTTTCAGGGGGAACGCCTCAACCGGATGATCGCCAAGGTACAGGCCTATCTGGAGGCGGCCGGCGATCTGACCCAGGATGAGCTGGCGCTGATCGCCGAGTATGTGAAGCGGGATCTCGGCAACTACGACGAGAGCCGCGCCGAGGCGCCCGAGTCCGCCTTTATGCTGGCATTGAAAGATACAGTGTGGTCCTGGCTGGCGGACGTGACCGACCGTGCCCAGGTGGAGTGGAGTGAGCTGGCGGACGAGCTGGAACACAAGGGCGTCTATCGGGCTGGCGACTGGGTGGGGCTCGGGGTGCTGGTGTGCGATCACTGTGAGTGGCGCCACACTGTGCTGCACCCGGAGCAGCTCGGTACCTGCCCGGAGTGTGGTGCAGACGAGTATCACAGGGAGCCGCTTTCCCCTTGA
- the leuS gene encoding leucine--tRNA ligase yields MQEQYVPQSIEPAVQKHWDAKKTFKAVEKVDKEKFYCLSMFPYPSGRLHMGHVRNYTIGDVISRYQRLNGKNVLQPIGWDAFGLPAENAAIKNATAPAPWTYENIEYMKNQLKMLGLGYDWDRELATCKPDYYRWEQWFFTKLYEKGLVYKKTSSVNWCPNDMTVLANEQVIDNCCWRCDTPVEQKEIPQWFIKITDYAEELLNDIDNLEGWPEMVKTMQRNWIGRSEGVNISFAIEGQAEQLEVYTTRPDTFMGVTYVGIAAGHPLAAQAAATNPELAAFIEECKHTKVAEADMATMEKKGMATGLYAIHPLDGRKVPVWVANFVLMNYGTGAVMAVPGHDQRDFEFATKYGLDIKAVIKPADGEVNVSEAAYTEKGVLFDSGEFDGLDFQGAFDAIASKLEALGHGKRTVNYRLRDWGVSRQRYWGAPIPMLTLADGTVVPTPEDQLPVLLPEDVVMDGIQSPIKADAEWAKTSYNGQEAFRETDTFDTFMESSWYYARYCSPDYDKGMLDPAAANHWLPVDQYIGGIEHACMHLLYARFFHKLLRDAGLVNSDEPFKRLLCQGMVLADAFYYKDEKGGNVWVSPTDVKVERDDKGRITKAVDLEGREVIHSGMTKMSKSKNNGIDPQLMVERYGADTVRLFMMFASPADMTLEWSDSGVEGAQRFLRRLWRTTFEHISGGAVAALNAGALSSEQKAVRRELHKTIAKVSDDVGRRQTFNTAIAAIMELMNNLAKLDSDEQDRALMQEALEAVVVMLYPITPHIGFELWKMLGKEGDIDVAAWPVADEAAMVETEKLVVVQINGKMRGKLTVPADISQADVEKLAMADASVQKFTEGLTVRKVVYVPGKLLNIVAN; encoded by the coding sequence ATGCAAGAGCAATACGTTCCCCAATCCATAGAACCAGCAGTGCAAAAGCACTGGGATGCCAAGAAAACCTTCAAGGCCGTGGAGAAAGTAGACAAGGAAAAGTTCTACTGCCTCTCCATGTTCCCTTATCCGTCTGGTCGTCTACACATGGGGCACGTGCGTAACTACACCATAGGTGATGTGATCTCCCGTTATCAACGGCTCAATGGCAAGAATGTGCTGCAACCCATCGGCTGGGATGCCTTCGGTCTGCCGGCGGAAAACGCCGCCATCAAGAACGCCACTGCACCGGCCCCCTGGACCTACGAAAACATCGAATACATGAAGAACCAGCTCAAGATGCTGGGTCTGGGTTATGACTGGGATCGCGAGTTGGCCACCTGCAAGCCGGACTACTACCGCTGGGAACAGTGGTTCTTCACCAAGCTCTACGAGAAGGGTCTGGTCTACAAGAAGACCTCCTCCGTCAACTGGTGCCCGAACGACATGACGGTGCTGGCCAACGAGCAGGTGATCGACAACTGCTGCTGGCGCTGCGATACCCCGGTGGAGCAGAAAGAGATCCCCCAGTGGTTCATCAAGATCACCGACTACGCCGAAGAGCTGTTGAATGACATCGACAACCTGGAAGGCTGGCCAGAGATGGTCAAGACCATGCAGCGCAACTGGATTGGTCGCTCCGAAGGGGTCAACATCAGCTTCGCCATCGAGGGTCAGGCCGAGCAGCTGGAGGTCTACACCACCCGCCCGGACACCTTCATGGGCGTGACCTATGTGGGCATTGCCGCCGGTCACCCGCTGGCCGCACAGGCTGCCGCAACCAATCCGGAACTGGCCGCCTTTATCGAGGAGTGCAAGCACACCAAGGTTGCCGAGGCTGACATGGCGACCATGGAGAAGAAGGGCATGGCCACCGGCCTCTACGCCATTCACCCACTGGATGGCCGCAAGGTGCCGGTCTGGGTCGCCAACTTCGTGCTGATGAACTACGGCACCGGTGCCGTGATGGCGGTACCGGGTCACGACCAGCGTGACTTCGAATTCGCCACCAAATACGGCCTCGACATCAAGGCGGTGATCAAGCCGGCCGATGGCGAGGTGAATGTGAGCGAAGCGGCCTACACCGAAAAGGGCGTGCTGTTCGACTCCGGCGAGTTCGACGGTCTCGACTTCCAGGGTGCCTTCGATGCCATCGCCAGCAAGCTGGAAGCCCTCGGCCACGGCAAGCGCACCGTCAACTACCGCCTGCGCGACTGGGGCGTCTCCCGTCAGCGTTATTGGGGTGCCCCCATCCCCATGTTGACCCTGGCTGACGGCACCGTAGTGCCGACCCCGGAAGATCAACTGCCGGTGCTGCTGCCGGAAGATGTGGTGATGGACGGCATCCAGAGCCCCATCAAGGCCGATGCCGAGTGGGCCAAGACCAGTTACAACGGCCAGGAAGCGTTCCGCGAGACCGATACCTTCGATACCTTTATGGAGTCTTCCTGGTACTACGCGCGCTACTGCTCCCCCGACTACGACAAGGGCATGCTGGACCCGGCTGCCGCCAACCACTGGCTGCCGGTGGATCAGTACATCGGCGGCATCGAGCACGCCTGTATGCACCTGCTCTACGCCCGCTTCTTCCACAAGCTGCTCCGTGATGCCGGTCTGGTCAACAGCGACGAGCCGTTCAAGCGCCTGCTCTGCCAGGGCATGGTGCTGGCCGACGCCTTCTACTACAAGGACGAAAAAGGCGGCAACGTCTGGGTCAGCCCGACCGACGTCAAGGTAGAGCGTGACGACAAGGGTCGCATCACCAAGGCCGTCGATCTTGAGGGCCGCGAGGTGATCCACTCCGGCATGACCAAGATGTCCAAGTCCAAAAACAACGGCATAGACCCGCAGCTGATGGTCGAGCGTTACGGCGCCGATACCGTCCGCCTGTTCATGATGTTCGCCTCCCCGGCCGACATGACCCTGGAGTGGTCCGACTCCGGCGTAGAGGGTGCCCAGCGTTTCCTGCGTCGCCTGTGGCGCACCACCTTCGAGCACATCTCTGGTGGCGCCGTTGCCGCGCTGAATGCAGGCGCACTCAGCAGCGAGCAGAAGGCAGTGCGTCGCGAGCTGCACAAGACCATCGCCAAGGTGAGCGACGATGTGGGTCGCCGTCAGACCTTCAACACCGCCATCGCCGCCATCATGGAGCTGATGAACAACCTGGCCAAGCTGGACTCTGACGAGCAGGACCGCGCCCTGATGCAGGAAGCGCTGGAAGCCGTCGTCGTCATGCTCTACCCCATCACCCCGCACATCGGCTTCGAACTGTGGAAGATGCTGGGCAAGGAAGGGGACATCGACGTCGCGGCCTGGCCGGTGGCGGATGAAGCCGCCATGGTCGAGACCGAAAAGCTGGTGGTGGTGCAGATCAACGGCAAGATGCGCGGCAAGCTGACAGTGCCGGCCGACATCAGCCAGGCCGACGTCGAGAAACTGGCCATGGCCGATGCCTCGGTGCAGAAGTTCACCGAAGGCCTGACAGTGCGCAAGGTCGTCTATGTACCGGGCAAGCTGCTCAACATAGTCGCAAACTGA
- the lptE gene encoding LPS assembly lipoprotein LptE — protein MGMSLTRWIAIMLTGLLLQACGFQMRGTAIPPELMTMKVVGDNKSDFYRLVTTRLKASGVTLADKEGIPVLTLSGVRSSSQVASVDSIGQDREYLLGYSTQFTVSMPGKPTQVFPITFNRSFLNKPDAALASSREQEQLGKEMQEQAANLVIRQLSQVKF, from the coding sequence ATGGGCATGTCCCTCACTCGCTGGATTGCCATCATGCTGACGGGCCTGCTGTTGCAGGCCTGCGGTTTTCAGATGCGGGGAACCGCCATCCCCCCGGAGCTGATGACCATGAAGGTGGTCGGTGACAACAAGAGCGACTTCTATCGGCTGGTGACCACCCGCCTCAAGGCCTCGGGGGTGACTCTGGCGGACAAGGAAGGCATTCCGGTGCTGACCCTGTCCGGGGTACGCAGCAGCAGCCAGGTTGCCTCCGTCGACTCCATAGGCCAGGACCGCGAGTACCTGCTGGGTTACAGCACCCAGTTCACCGTCTCCATGCCGGGCAAGCCGACCCAGGTCTTCCCCATCACCTTCAACCGCAGCTTCCTGAACAAGCCGGATGCGGCGCTGGCCTCCTCCCGCGAGCAGGAGCAGCTTGGCAAGGAGATGCAGGAGCAGGCTGCCAATCTGGTGATCCGCCAGCTGAGCCAGGTCAAGTTCTGA
- the holA gene encoding DNA polymerase III subunit delta translates to MRIYPEQFADHLKAGLKPCYLVFGDEPLLKLEAIDAVRQVARKQGFDERHSFVVEAGLDWNQVYDACQAMSLFSARQIIELELPAKVDKDLAARITEIGKQLHPDLLLVLSGGRLNQTQMKAAWFDKLSQSGTYVPVNHPEPRFFPRWMSARFQRFGLKALPDAVNFMCHAFEGNLLAASQEIEKLTLLGPPQPISVAYLQETIIRHAHFTPFQLVDTLLEGKVNRAQRILLALRAEGTEPGMLAWTLCRELEQLTELALAARAGQPLVEHFSRLRIWQSRQQLIQQALTRLPVGKIQQLWQLMARLDDAQRRFDTEQAWLMLQTIALGFRDGTPLPLLEVDPC, encoded by the coding sequence ATGCGGATCTATCCCGAGCAGTTTGCGGACCATCTCAAGGCAGGGCTCAAGCCCTGCTATCTCGTTTTTGGTGACGAGCCGCTGCTCAAGCTCGAGGCCATCGACGCAGTGCGTCAGGTGGCCCGCAAACAGGGTTTCGATGAGCGCCACAGCTTCGTGGTGGAAGCCGGGCTGGACTGGAATCAGGTCTATGACGCCTGTCAGGCCATGAGTCTCTTCTCGGCCCGCCAGATCATCGAGCTGGAGCTGCCCGCCAAGGTCGACAAGGATCTCGCCGCCCGCATCACCGAGATCGGCAAGCAGCTGCATCCCGACCTGCTGCTGGTGCTCTCGGGGGGGCGTCTCAATCAGACCCAGATGAAGGCAGCCTGGTTCGACAAGCTGAGCCAGAGCGGCACCTATGTGCCGGTCAATCACCCCGAGCCCCGCTTCTTCCCGCGCTGGATGAGTGCGAGGTTTCAACGCTTTGGCCTCAAGGCACTGCCGGATGCGGTCAACTTCATGTGTCACGCCTTCGAGGGCAACCTGCTGGCCGCGAGTCAGGAGATAGAGAAGCTGACCCTGCTCGGCCCGCCCCAGCCCATCAGCGTCGCCTATCTGCAAGAGACCATCATACGCCACGCCCACTTCACCCCCTTCCAGCTCGTCGATACCCTGCTGGAGGGCAAGGTGAACCGGGCCCAGCGCATACTGCTGGCGCTGCGGGCAGAGGGCACCGAGCCCGGCATGCTGGCCTGGACCCTGTGCCGGGAGCTGGAGCAGCTCACCGAGCTGGCCCTGGCCGCCCGTGCCGGTCAGCCGCTGGTGGAACACTTCAGCCGGTTGCGCATCTGGCAGAGCCGCCAGCAGCTCATTCAGCAAGCCCTGACCCGGCTGCCCGTTGGCAAGATACAGCAGCTGTGGCAACTGATGGCCCGGCTGGATGACGCCCAGCGCCGGTTCGACACCGAGCAGGCCTGGCTGATGTTGCAGACCATAGCCCTGGGTTTTCGCGATGGCACGCCGCTGCCCCTGCTGGAGGTGGACCCATGCTGA
- the nadD gene encoding nicotinate-nucleotide adenylyltransferase → MLKAPIGILGGTFDPIHIGHLRPAIEARDALGLAEVRLLPNHIPPHRASPFCSSEQRLAMVALAAAENPGFVVDERELQRDTPSWTIDTLIELKQELPETPVCFLMGMDSLLGLPSWHRWQELLEHAHLVVSKRPGWQPDYPTEVASLLARHQTRDVQDLHRHRQGHVWIADNLPIELSATRLRALLAAGQDPRYLLPAPVADYIRRHRLYQPSPSR, encoded by the coding sequence ATGCTGAAGGCCCCTATCGGCATCCTGGGCGGTACCTTCGATCCCATCCACATCGGTCACCTGAGGCCCGCCATCGAGGCGCGGGACGCTCTGGGCCTGGCCGAGGTGCGCCTGCTCCCGAACCATATTCCGCCCCATCGCGCCAGTCCCTTCTGCTCCAGCGAGCAGCGGCTCGCCATGGTCGCGCTGGCGGCGGCGGAGAACCCGGGCTTCGTGGTGGATGAGCGGGAGCTGCAACGGGACACCCCCTCCTGGACCATAGACACCCTCATCGAGCTCAAGCAGGAGCTGCCGGAGACCCCTGTCTGTTTCCTGATGGGCATGGACTCCCTGCTCGGCTTGCCGAGCTGGCATCGCTGGCAGGAGCTGCTCGAACATGCCCACCTGGTGGTGAGCAAGCGCCCGGGCTGGCAACCGGATTACCCAACCGAGGTGGCCAGCCTGCTGGCCCGCCACCAAACCCGGGATGTGCAGGATCTTCATCGACACCGTCAGGGCCATGTCTGGATCGCCGACAACCTGCCCATAGAGCTGTCGGCCACCCGGCTGAGGGCCCTGCTGGCGGCAGGGCAGGACCCCAGGTACCTGCTGCCGGCTCCGGTCGCCGACTACATCCGGCGGCACCGGCTCTATCAACCATCGCCAAGCCGGTGA
- the rsfS gene encoding ribosome silencing factor, protein MQGQELLAFIVDKIDDMKGRDIITLDVRGKSSITDTMIICSGNSNRHVSAIAHNLASEARHAGLDLLSVEGQLTGEWVLVDMGSVIVHVMQDEYRDFYQLEKLWGGTQVQA, encoded by the coding sequence TTGCAAGGCCAAGAACTGCTCGCCTTTATCGTCGACAAGATCGATGACATGAAAGGCCGCGACATCATCACCCTGGATGTACGCGGCAAATCCAGCATCACGGACACCATGATCATCTGCTCCGGCAACTCCAATCGCCACGTCAGCGCCATCGCCCACAACCTGGCCAGTGAGGCCCGCCATGCGGGGCTCGACCTGCTCAGCGTGGAAGGTCAGCTCACCGGTGAATGGGTGCTGGTGGACATGGGTTCCGTCATCGTCCACGTGATGCAGGATGAATACCGCGACTTCTACCAACTGGAGAAACTCTGGGGTGGCACCCAGGTGCAAGCGTAA
- the rlmH gene encoding 23S rRNA (pseudouridine(1915)-N(3))-methyltransferase RlmH codes for MKIQLIAVGTKMPAWVERGFEEYRRRFPKDMPFELVEIGAGKRGKNADIPRILQKEGEAMLAAAGRSRIVTLDIPGKPWTTEQLAVSLEAWKLDGRDVALLVGGPEGLSPECKAAAEQSWSLSPLTLPHPLVRVLVAESLYRAWSITTNHPYHRE; via the coding sequence ATGAAGATCCAGTTGATTGCAGTGGGCACCAAGATGCCTGCCTGGGTAGAGCGTGGCTTCGAAGAGTACCGTCGCCGTTTCCCGAAAGACATGCCGTTCGAACTCGTCGAGATAGGCGCGGGCAAAAGGGGCAAGAATGCCGACATTCCCCGCATCCTGCAAAAGGAGGGGGAAGCCATGCTGGCCGCCGCCGGCCGCTCGCGTATCGTCACCCTGGACATCCCCGGCAAGCCCTGGACCACGGAGCAACTCGCCGTATCGCTGGAGGCCTGGAAGCTCGATGGCCGGGATGTGGCGCTACTGGTGGGCGGGCCTGAAGGCTTGTCCCCCGAGTGCAAGGCCGCCGCCGAACAGAGCTGGTCCCTGTCACCCCTGACCCTGCCCCATCCGCTGGTGCGGGTGCTGGTGGCCGAGAGCCTCTACCGCGCCTGGAGCATTACCACCAATCATCCGTATCACAGGGAATGA